Below is a genomic region from Rouxiella chamberiensis.
CAAGGATTCCTAAATTTAATTCTTTAGGTGCCTCGGCGGCCAGGATATTAACCGCTGTCAGTGAACCCGCAACAAATACCGCCAGACGTAATAGCTTCTTCATGTAAGCGCAACCTTGAGTGGATTGATTAAAGGAAATAAAGAGATTTTATTTATGGATAACATCGCCACACCTTCCCTGGCGTCCTGAATAATTTTTTCGCCATCAGGCATGAACGGCTTCATTCTCTTCACCGTACAACTGATGCAATATCGTGTCGGTCAGCAAATCCGGATGACCATCGTAAATAATTTCGCCGTGCGCGATACCGATAACACGGGTGCAGAAATCTTTTACCAGTTCCACTGAATGCAGGTTCACCATCACCGCGATATTATCTTCGCTGACCTTTTTGAGGGCGGTCATAATGCGCAGCGTATTTTTGGGGTCCAGCGAGGCAACGGGTTCATCGGCGAGCAAAATTTTCGGGTTCTGCATCAACGCACGGCAAATCGCCACACGCTGCATCTGCCCCCCGAAAGATTTTCGGCGCGTTGCAGCGCATGCGGCAGCATGTGCAGCCAGTCGAGCAGAGAAATGGCGCGGGCGCGGTCTTCATCATTGAATTGATTAAAGAATGACCGCAAGGTAGATGTCTGGCTTAAACGGCCAAGCAGGACATTCGTCAGCACATCCAGCCGGGGAACCAGACAAAAATCCTGAAAAATCATGCCGCAGCCTGCACGCCAACGGCGTAGCGCCTTGCCGGTCAACCCGGCCAACTCCTGTTTCTCGCCGTTATCGTAATGACAGACCACACTGCCCTCACTCAGAGAAAGGGTGCCATTGAGGACATGCAGCAAGGTAGATTTCCCTGCGCCGGAACGGCCTATCACGGCGACAAACTCACCGGCATGCAGTTCGAAACTGAGATTATTCAGTACGCGCAAGCCGGATTTATAGGATTTCACCAGCCCTTTTACGTCCAGTACTTTATTTTGATGCTGTGGCCGGGCGTGAGGATATTCAGCCTGTGCCAGCCTGAGCCGAGCTTGCGCCATGATGCTGTCTCCGTTGCTTACAGATTCTGGGGTCCATTAAGCGCGAAAACTGTGACAGATAAATGATGCTTTGATGGCTGAATAATGACGGGAAAAAGGACGTCTTATTGAAACACAAAAGAAAAAATCCCCGCCAGACTCGTGTCCAACGGGGATTTAATGCTGCTTTGTCAATGCGTTGATACCTTTTCCTCCTTTAGAATAAACGTGAACCATATCCCCACATGATAACGGTGACCGCCAGCAGGAACTCCAGAACCAGTACGCCCATAGCTAACGTCGAACTGGAAAACAGAAAGCCCTCTCTGTGGTCAATCTCGAGGAAGTTGGGGATGCCCAAATACAGCAGATAACCGCTGTAACACAGGCCTATCAGGCCGACAAACAGGCACAGCCAAACCAGTGGATACAGCGCGACAATCCCGCTCAGGAACATCGGCGTTGCAACATAACCGGCGAACACGATACAGCTGTTCAGACTGGGCCGACTTTCATACCGACGCGCCATCCAATAGATGATTCGCCCCATTACCGCGACGGCACAAAGGATTAATACGTAAAAGGCTGCTGCGATGGAAGCCGCTGTCAGCAAAGAGATTTGGAGTTGTTGACCATCGCCAAAATTCCAGCCGACCTGTGTGGTTCCTATAAAGGAACACACGACCGGAATGAGTGCCATCAGCAAGACATGATGTGAATAGACGTGAGAAACCGATTCATGTTCACGTTGAATACGTTTTAATTCGGGACCTGGATGTGACAGAAGTCCCCAGACATGATTTACCATGATACACCCCCTTGCGCGCTGACGGTCGCCCCCAGCGGCCAGAATTTATTCCTTTAACTCTGCAAAAATGGATGGTGGCAGAGCGAAAAGATGGCGACCTTATGACCAAGTATAGCGCGTGCTGGCAGAGGTGCCCGTTTCACCGGCAAGACGCTCCCGCCACTTTGTGAAACACGTCATAAATCGTGAAAGTTATCCGCCTGAAACCGGGAAACGGAAGATGTGAACGTGATTAACGAGCATGAATCAATAAGAAAAACTGTTGAAGAAAAGCGTTTTCGGAGACAGTGACTATACTTAAAGGAAGAACATCATTGAGTTAGCGATGGCTGTTCTAAATCGCATCTTTTAAGGAGAGAACATGAAAATTTTTCTATGGATTATTGCCATCATCTTTATCGTGGGCCTGCTGACCCTGACCGGCGTGTTTAAACTGATTTTCTAACGCTATCGTCCCGCGGTGTCGGGAGCAAACTTATTCGCAACAAAGCCCGCCCGGCATCGAGATGTGCCGGGCGGGCTTTTTAATGGCAGCCTGTATTGGATGGCCTTTAATCTGCGGCTTGTTCCACCGTAGGTTTCGGTGCGCTGCTGATCTTTCTCCTTGCGATAGACCTTGGCGATTTGCGGCACCGGCACACTCTTGCCTGTTTCCATCCAGGTACGCAAACGCGAGGCGTCGGCAAAGGCGGTAAACTTGCCGAAAGCATCCAGAACCACCAGCGTCACAGGTTTACCGTTGATGATGGTGCGCATCGCCAGACAATGCCCCGCCTCATCCGTATAACCCGTTTTGGTAAGCTGAATACTCCACTTGTTATTCATGATCAGATGGTTGGTGTTTCTAAACGGCAACGCATAGGCAGGATGACTGAAAACGGCGGTTTTTTCCTGCGTGGTGCTGAGTTCGCCCATCAAGGGATACATGCGCGTGGCCATCAGTAAACGGGTCAAATCGCGGGCCGTCGAAACGTTATTCAATGACAGGCCGGTCGGCTCGACATAACGCGTGTGAGTCATGCCAAGTGCTCGGGCCTTGGCATTCATGGCGCGAATAAACGCATCATAGCCGCCCGGATAGTGCGCCGCCAGACTGGCCGCCGCGCGGTTTTCGGAAGACATCAGCGCCAGCTGAATCATCTGGCGACGTGTGATTTCGCTGTTGACCTTGACGCGGGAAAACACGCCGCGCATCTCTTTGGTGTTATGGATATCTACCGAGATCACTTCATCGAGCGGTTGTTTGGCGTCGAGCGTGACCATCGCGGTCATGAGTTTTGTCAGGGAGGCAATCGGCCTGACCTGATCGGGATCGCGCGAATAAATCACTTCGTGGCTGTTTAGGTCAACCACCATGGCGCTGCCGGAAGCGATTTGAACGAGAGGAGCAACAGCCGGTGGAGTCCTGCTATTTGCCAGGGCATCTACGGGCATCATCATGCTTGCATTCAGGGCTAAAAAGCTCAGTACCAAAAGACGGATTTTCACATGCATTGCTCTGTATCTAAAAAGGTTGTTGTTAATGGAGCGACGGAGACTGCCGGCGAATTATAAGGGAGGTGCGTGTTCTGCGCACCCAGATTTACTTTGGGCATTTGTGACAAAGTCTGTCACGACGGCAGATGTGCTGGGGGATTGCCGGTAAGTGAACACTTTCAACACAGAAGAAGATTAAGGAAACGGCGAACCGAAACGGCCTGTTCATGCAGGCCGTTTGTCATCGAGTTAATTGATGAAGGGGTAAGCGTTAAACAGTTTTTCACCGAGCCACGGATAACTTGCCGGTATCACCGCCTGTCGTTTTCGCAGATAACTGGCGGCAGCGTTGACGTCGCCCTTTCCGCTGTATACCGCGTAATCAGGATAGGGGAAAAGCGGACGCGACGCGGCACCCTGCGGAATCGTCACCAGCCTCATATCTCCCTGTAGCGGTTTGCTGGTTAATTTCTTTTGCACTGTCACCGCCTGATAACTGATGAGGCTATCCGGTGCCACGCCCTGCTCGACCCAATTTAGCATCGGCGTCAGAAAATCCACCAGACTGGGCCCCTCGCCCAATGAACAGTGATAAACCGCAGGCATCATGTAAAGACGCTCGAACTTTTGCCGGGTTTCAAGCCCCATGCTTTGCGCCATGGCCTGATGATAAGCCAGGGTGTTGAGGGGCGAAATACTTGGATCTGCCCAGCCGTGCCACAGAATCAGCTTGCCACCGGCGGCGTAGAACGCCCGCAGATCAGAGTTGGTGGCATCATAGAGAGGATGCAGTTTCTCGAGATCGGTGAGGGTTTGCTGGGTAAATGTCATCTCTTTCAGAGTATACGTCGACGGCGGATTCTTTTCGTAGTTGAGATATTTCAACGTGGAGAGCGCCACGCCCTGACTGTAATTGAGATCTCCGGCCTTTTTCGGCACGAATATTCCGGACCATGCCAATTCAGAACCGGGCATCGGCCCCCCACGGCGAGCCGCTGACCGGTTTTAACGTCTCTCGGCCCATCGTAAATTTTGCGCAGCGCACCGATTTGGGCATCCGTTAAACAGTTTTGCCCCGCTTCGCTGTCTTCCGTTATCTTGTTGCAGCTCAGCACCGACGGATCAAAATGGCAGTTTTGAGGGTCAGCCAGCAAGCCATCGACCTGTCCGTCTCTCGCATCGCACTGCGCCAGCACCGCCTGATGAATCAGCGGCAACTGGCGCGAAGTGATAATGGCATTGCCGTTGGCGTCGGTGTTGGACTGAGCCTGCCAGCCGTGATAAATCGCCTTCTGTACCTGAAAATTCATGGCGGGCGCACCCGCAATAATGCCGTTGAACTCGGTGGGATAGCGCTGCGCCTCGGCCAATCCCTCGCGCCCGCCGTCCGAACATCCGCTGAAATAGGAAAATCTGGCGCTGCGGCCATAGAAGGTGTTGATCAGCAATTTGGTGGCGACAGCGGTCAAGTGAACGCCGCGATAGGCAAAGTCGCGCCGTTTTTGGGGATTATTGCCGAAATCGGCCTCGCCGGTTTTATGTCCCATGTCGGTTGCGGCAATGACGAAACCGCTGGTTTCCAGGGGCGCACAACCCGCCGCGCCGTCGAGTTGCAGCTGGATTTGTCCACACAGGCCGCCACAGCCAACCTGTAGAAAGCGCTGCGTCCAGCTGTTAAGCGGCAGCAGAACGGTAAAATTGATGCTGGGTTTAAGCATGCCTTTGACTTCGCAAAAGATGTCGCCCTTGGCGACTTCTCTCACCGAGGCTACTTTGCTGCCCGCGCCGCCAATGGCCGAAAGGTCGACATCTGCCAGATCCGAACAATCGGTCACGGGCAGCACCACACCAAGCGGAGGCGCTACGGCGGCCTGCGTGCTACCGGTCGGCAGACACAGGCATACCGCCGCAACAAGCAGAATAAGGAACAGGCCATATTTATGGAGCGTGAAATCCCTGGGGAAAGCGTTATGGGCGATAGTCACCGATCGTCTCTGAGTTAGGCTGCATTTAATCTTATTACAATAAAAATCACCGAAGCGGTAATACCATTAATGCATATTTCATCTCACTGTCGCATTTTGCGTCGCCTGTAACCGTTTCTTCTTATTTATTTCCGTCACGGCTCGCAATAAAAATCCTCACAACACATCCAGACATACTTCCTTACTTAAACCTTACCTATTCGGGGAGGTAAAAGCGCAAAACTCTACAGACATTTGCATTGATAACGAGAATCGTTATTGATAGCATTCTCACGCGCATTAATTCACCTTTTATAAAAAGTTTTTAGGTTACACAGCCACACTTCTTATCAGCTACGGAATGGTCCAGCAACACTATGAAAAATATTCTGTTCTATACCAAGGTCACGCTGTTTTCCGTGACCTCGTTCAGCCTGCTGCTTCCCGCGTTTTCTCAGGCCGACACCGCCACTCCTGTTAAAGATTCCGATACAAAAACCGCCGCCAAGACTAAAAAACAGCCAGAAAAAGAGAGCGGCGATACGCTGACCGTTACTGCCCAGCAGCAGACGCTACAGGCACCGGGCGTGTCCGTCATCGACGAATCGCAAATCAAGAAACACCCACCCGCGCGTGACCTTTCCGAAATTATTCGTACCATGCCGGGCGTTAACCTGACCGGTAACTCCACCAGCGGTCAGCGCGGCAACAACCGTCAGATAGACATTCGCGGTATGGGACCGGAAAACACCATGGTGCTGGTCGACGGCATGCCGGTCAGCAGCAAGAATGCCGTGCGCTACGGCTGGCGCGGCGAGCGTGACAGCCGCGGCGATACCAACTGGGTTCCGCCGGAGATGGTGCAAAGCATCCAGGTTATCCGTGGACCTGCTGCGGCACGCTACGGCAGCGGTGCCGCAGGTGGTGTTATCAACATCATCACCAAACCGACCACGCAGGACCTGCACGGCGCATTCAACACCTACTACGATGTGCCGGAGCATAAAAGCGAAGGCGCGACCCATCGTTACAACGCCAGCCTTTCAGGCGGCATTACTGACAACCTGACTTTCAAACTTTACGGTGGCTGGAGCAAAACCCAGGCCGATGCCGAGTTTATCAATCAGGGTCATGAAGCCGAGCGCACCGGTGCCTATGCAGGCACTGTACCTGCAGGGCGCGAAGGGGTTAAAAACAAAGATATTACCGGCGTGTTGCGCTGGGAATTCATGCCGATGCAGTCACTCGAACTGACCGCAGGCTTTAGCCGTCAGGGCAACCTGTATGCGGGCGATACCCAGAACACCAACAGCAATGCGCTGGTGACGGCAAACTACGGCAAAGAAACCAACGTGCTGTACCGTCAAACGCTGAGCCTGAAACATACCGGCGCGTGGGACAACGGCGTCTCCACCACCAACTACATTCAGTACGAGCGCACCCGCAACAAGCGTCTGAACGAAGGGTTGGCAGGCGGCACCGAAGGGATTTTCAGCCCGACCAATCTGGGTTATTCCACGATTGATCTCAGTGATGTCAATGCACACACTGAAGTCAACATTCCACTGGATTTCTACTTCCAGCAGACGGCGACCTTCGGGGCCGAGTGGAATCACCAGACCATGAAAGATCCTATCTCCGACACGCAGACCGCCCAGGGCGGTGCCGTTGAAGGGATCACCAGCACGGGCCGCAGCCCTTACGCTTCCGCCGATATCTACTCGCTGTTCACCGAAGACAATATCGACGTTACGGATAGCACCACCGTGACACCGGGGCTGCGTTTCGACTACCAGACCATTTCCGGTAAAAACTTCAGCCCCTCCCTGAACCTTTCGCAGGAGCTGGGCAGCGACTTTACGTTGAAAATGGGTATCGCCCGCGCCTACAAAGCGCCGAAACCTGTACCAGACCAACCCCAACTATCTGCTGTACAGCAACGGTCAGGGCTGCTACGCCAGCGCCGGTGCGTGCTATCTGCAAGGTAATTCCGACCTCAAGGCGGAAACCAGCGTCAACAAAGAGATTGGCATCGAATATCATCACAACGATGTTCAGGCCGGTCTGACCTACTATCGCAACGACTACCACAACAAGATTGAAGCGGGTTACGCGCCGGTCTACAACAACGGCACCTCCGACATCTACAAGTGGGAAAACGTTCCGAAAGCCGTGGTTCAGGGCCTTGAAGGCACGCTCAACTTCCCGATCAGTGAATCTGTGTTCATGCACAACAATTTCACTTACAACATCGAGAATGTGAACAAGACCACCAACGACTATCTGTCCGTTATCCCGAAATTCACCATCAACTCGTCGCTGGACTGGCAGGTGCGTGAAGACTGGTCTGTAAGCGGCACCATGACCTGGTACGGCAAGCAGAAACCGAAGAAGTACAACTATAAAGGCGCCGATGCTACCGGCTCCGAAACCTGGGTGGTCAGCCCCTACGCGCTGTTTGGCTTAAGCTCAACCTACAACGTCAACAAATATGTCGACGTGACTGTTGGCATCGACAACCTGCTGGACAAGCGCCATTACCGTGAAGGCAATGCGCAGACCACCGGCAACGCGACGACCGGTGCCTATCTTTACGGTGCAGGAGCCAACACTTACAACGAATCGGGCCGCACGTTCTATCTGTCTCTGAACACGCATTTCTAATCGTTGCTGCATTAAAAAAGCCACCTCTTGCAGGTGGCTTTTTTTATAGCGCTTGAATGGCCAGCGCGATGTCTTTTGAGGTATTGAGGGTACGCACCTGTGTAAACACCTCGGTCGCTTCGTCATACTCTTTTCGCAAATACCCCAGCCACTGCTTGATACGCGCCACGTGATACAACCCGGTATCGCCCTGCTTTTCCAGATAGGTGTATTTCTGCAGGAGAGTTATCACGTCCGGCCACGGCATCTTTGCTTCATTATATTTCACCACGCGGCTCAGGTTGGGCACATTCAGCGCGCCACGGCCAATCATTACCGCGTCGCATCCCGTCACCTGCATACAGCGCTGCGCGCTGGCATAATCCCAGATTTCTCCGTTGGCGATAACCGGAATGCTCAACCGCCGACGAATCTCGCCAATGGCCTGCCAGTTGATGCGCTCGGCTTTATAGCCATCTTCCTTGGTGCGGCCGTGCACCGTGAGTTCCGTCGCGCCCGCCTGCTGAACGGCATCGGCGATTTCCAGACTGTGTGCCAGCGAATCCCACCCCAGTCGCACCTTTACCGTGACCGGCAGATGCGCAGGCACGGCCTCACGCATTGCTTTTGCCCCATGATAGATAAGTTCGGGGTCTTTGAGCAGTGTCGCGCCCCCGCCGCTGCCGTTGACCGTTTTCGACGGACAGCCACAGTTCAGATCAACGCCGCAAGAGCCGAGTTCCACCGCCCGGGCCGCGTTTTCACCCAGCCACTGCGGATATTGCCCCAGCAACTGTATGCGAACCAGAGTGCCCGAGGGCGTGCGGCTTTCGTTAAGCAGTTCAGGGCAGAGACGGTGGAAGGATTTAACCGGCAGCAGTTGATCGACCACACGCAGAAACTCCGTGATACACAGGTCGTAATCATTCACTTCGCTGAGAAGCTCGCGCACCAGAGGATCCAGTACGCCCTCCATCGGAGCCAGTAATACTCGCATAGCCGTTCTACCCTTGAAAAAGACGCGCAATGATACGGGCAGACCCCGAGTCTTGGCAATGGTTGCTTGTGGTCGACGCCGACCGCGCGGTGGTTTGCGCCACGCCGTATCGAATTGCAGGCAAAAAAGCCCTCCGAAGAGGGCTTGACGGCACGCCTGGGTGATTACTCGCCCGAAGGCTTGCGGCTGCGACCGGCAGACGCGCCTGCGCCTGAACGACGCTGACCCGCATGCGCGGCGCTGCCACGGCTTGGACGCGCCGGACGGCTTTCGCCGGAACCGTTGCTGCCGTTGCCGCTGCGCTGACCGTTGCCACCCTGACGAGGCGCGCCGGAACGTTGACCGCCGCCTCCTTGACGTGGTGCACCGCGACCGCCGCTGCCCTGACGTCCGTTGACGATAGGCTCGGCCTTGATGGACGGGTCCGGTTCATAGCCCGGCAGCGCGATGCGTGGGATTTCACGCTTCAGCAGACGCTCGATATCGCGCAGCAGTTTATGTTCGTCGACGCAGACCAGCGAGATAGCTTCACCGGTAGACTCGGCACGACCGGTACGACCGATGCGGTGCACGTAGTCTTCCGGAACGTTCGGCAGCTCGTAGTTGACCACATGTGGCAGCTGGTCGATGTCCAGACCACGCGCCGCGATGTCGGTTGCAACCAGCACGCGAATGCCGCCGTCCTTGAAATCGGCCAGTGCACGGGTACGAGCGCCCTGGCTCTTGTTGCCGTGAATGGCGGCCGCAGTGATGCCGTCTTTGTTCAGCAGTTCGGCGAGGTGGTTGGCGCCATGCTTGGTGCGGGTAAATACCAGCACCTGCTGCCAGTTACCGGTGCCAATCATCTGCGACAGCAGCTCTCTTTACGACGTTTGTCGACAAAGTGAACGCTCTGCTCGATTTGCGTGGAGGCGGTGTTGCGACGCGCCACTTCAACGGAAGTCGGGTTGGTCAACAGCTTGTTCGCCAAACCTTTAATCTCGTCGGAGAAGGTCGCGGAGAACAGCAGGTTCTGACGCTTGGCAGGCAGCTTCGACAGCACGCGGCGGATGTCATGAATGAAGCCCATGTCCAGCATGCGGTCGGCTTCGTCCAGAACCAGAATTTCTACCTGCGACAAATCAACCGCTCTCTGGTGTTCCAGATCCAGCAGGCGACCCGGTGTTGCCACCAGAATATCGACGCCGCCGCGCAGTTTCATCATCTGAGGATTGATGCTCACGCCGCCGAACACCACCAGCGAGCGCAGGCTCAGGTGTTTGCTGTAGGCAGTCACGTTTTCACCGATCTGAGCCGCCAGCTCGCGGGTGGGGGTCAGGATCAGCGCACGGACCGGGCGACGACCTTTAATCGGCGTAGCTGACTGGCTAAGCAGTTGCAAAACAGGCAGGGTAAAACCAGCGGTCTTACCGGTACCGGTTTGCGCGCTGGCCATCAAGTCACGGCCTTGCAGCACAACAGGAATAGCCTGCTGCTGGATAGGCGTAGGTGAATTATAGCCCTGCTCTTCAACAGCACGCAGAATGTCGGCACTCAGGCCGAGAGAATCAAATGACATATAGGGAAAAACTCCAATCCACTCTAACCCGAACAGGTTCGGTGCAGTTTCAAGAGGGGATGATCAGACGAGGCAAATGAGGCATTACCACGAGGATTCGGCACAAACTGCAGTGCGCCAGTTGGAAGGATTCTAACAGATAACGAGACCCAGCGCGCATTTATATGATTCAAGCTGTAAAAGAAGCCGTTCCCACTTTTTGTGATCCTCTCCCGGCGTTAGCTTGCTATGCTTGCGAAGGTTAACTATTTCATCTTAAAGGCAACGCCGAAAAATAATGGAAACCTGGAAACTCAATTTAATTTCCGTCTGGCTTGGCTGTTTCTTTACCGGTCTGGCGATGAGCGAAATTCTTCCCTTCCTGCCGCTGTATGTCGAACAACTCGGCGTGCATGACCATGAGGCGCTAAGCATCTGGTCAGGGCTGGTATTTAGCGGCACGTTTCTGGTCTCGGCCTGCGTTGCGCCACTCTGGGGAAGCCTGGCCGACCGCAAGGGGCGCAAACTGATGCTGCTGCGCGCGGCACTCGGCATGGCTATCGTCATGGTGTTGCAGGGATTTGCACAAAATGTCTGGCAGCTGTTTATCTTTCGTACCCTGATGGGCCTGACCTCCGGCTATATTCCGAATGCGATGGCGCTGGTTGCCTCGCAGGTGCCGCGAGACAAGAGCGGATGGGCGCTGGGAACCTTGTCGACCGGTCAGGTGTCCGGCGTGATTATCGGTCCCTTGCTGGGTGGTTTCATGGCTGACCATCTCGGACTGCGGATGGTGTTTTTCGTCACCGCCGGCCTGCTGTTTATCAGTTTTCTTATCACCCTGTTTCTTATCAAAGAGCGCGTGGTGCCCGTCACCAAGGCCAATCGACTCAGCGGCAAAGCGGTCTTTACCACCCTTCCCTATCCAATGTTGATGGTCAGCCTGTTTGTCACCACCATGATAATCCAGTTGGCCAACGGCTCGATAAGCCCGATTCTGACCCTGTTTATTCGCAACCTTTCCGATAACACCCACAATATCGCCTTTGTGAGCGGCGTCATCGCGGCGGTGCCCGGCATTTCGGCGCTGCTTGCCGCTCCCAGACTCGGCAAGCTGGGCGACCATATCGGCGCTCATCGGGTACTTATCGCCGCGCTGGTATTCTGTTTCGTTTTATTCTGCCTGATGGCGACGATCACCACGCCCGTACAGCTCGGAGTTTTGCGTTTTCTGCTGGGCTTCGGCGATGGCGCGCTAATGCCCGCCGTGCAGGCGCTGCTGGTAAAATACAGCAGCGATCAGGTCACCGGCCGCATCTTCGGTTATAACCAGACGTTTATGTATCTCGGCAACGTTATTGGCCCGCTGATTGGATCCGGTGTG
It encodes:
- a CDS encoding tannase/feruloyl esterase family alpha/beta hydrolase → MPKKAGDLNYSQGVALSTLKYLNYEKNPPSTYTLKEMTFTQQTLTDLEKLHPLYDATNSDLRAFYAAGGKLILWHGWADPSISPLNTLAYHQAMAQSMGLETRQKFERLYMMPAVYHCSLGEGPSLVDFLTPMLNWVEQGVAPDSLISYQAVTVQKKLTSKPLQGDMRLVTIPQGAASRPLFPYPDYAVYSGKGDVNAAASYLRKRQAVIPASYPWLGEKLFNAYPFIN
- a CDS encoding multidrug efflux MFS transporter; its protein translation is METWKLNLISVWLGCFFTGLAMSEILPFLPLYVEQLGVHDHEALSIWSGLVFSGTFLVSACVAPLWGSLADRKGRKLMLLRAALGMAIVMVLQGFAQNVWQLFIFRTLMGLTSGYIPNAMALVASQVPRDKSGWALGTLSTGQVSGVIIGPLLGGFMADHLGLRMVFFVTAGLLFISFLITLFLIKERVVPVTKANRLSGKAVFTTLPYPMLMVSLFVTTMIIQLANGSISPILTLFIRNLSDNTHNIAFVSGVIAAVPGISALLAAPRLGKLGDHIGAHRVLIAALVFCFVLFCLMATITTPVQLGVLRFLLGFGDGALMPAVQALLVKYSSDQVTGRIFGYNQTFMYLGNVIGPLIGSGVSAALGFRWVFLVTALIVLLNAAQIWWSFRKIPTRVRIK
- the dusC gene encoding tRNA dihydrouridine(16) synthase DusC; translated protein: MRVLLAPMEGVLDPLVRELLSEVNDYDLCITEFLRVVDQLLPVKSFHRLCPELLNESRTPSGTLVRIQLLGQYPQWLGENAARAVELGSCGVDLNCGCPSKTVNGSGGGATLLKDPELIYHGAKAMREAVPAHLPVTVKVRLGWDSLAHSLEIADAVQQAGATELTVHGRTKEDGYKAERINWQAIGEIRRRLSIPVIANGEIWDYASAQRCMQVTGCDAVMIGRGALNVPNLSRVVKYNEAKMPWPDVITLLQKYTYLEKQGDTGLYHVARIKQWLGYLRKEYDEATEVFTQVRTLNTSKDIALAIQAL
- a CDS encoding Yip1 family protein, which codes for MVNHVWGLLSHPGPELKRIQREHESVSHVYSHHVLLMALIPVVCSFIGTTQVGWNFGDGQQLQISLLTAASIAAAFYVLILCAVAVMGRIIYWMARRYESRPSLNSCIVFAGYVATPMFLSGIVALYPLVWLCLFVGLIGLCYSGYLLYLGIPNFLEIDHREGFLFSSSTLAMGVLVLEFLLAVTVIMWGYGSRLF
- the pbpG gene encoding D-alanyl-D-alanine endopeptidase is translated as MHVKIRLLVLSFLALNASMMMPVDALANSRTPPAVAPLVQIASGSAMVVDLNSHEVIYSRDPDQVRPIASLTKLMTAMVTLDAKQPLDEVISVDIHNTKEMRGVFSRVKVNSEITRRQMIQLALMSSENRAAASLAAHYPGGYDAFIRAMNAKARALGMTHTRYVEPTGLSLNNVSTARDLTRLLMATRMYPLMGELSTTQEKTAVFSHPAYALPFRNTNHLIMNNKWSIQLTKTGYTDEAGHCLAMRTIINGKPVTLVVLDAFGKFTAFADASRLRTWMETGKSVPVPQIAKVYRKEKDQQRTETYGGTSRRLKAIQYRLPLKSPPGTSRCRAGFVANKFAPDTAGR
- a CDS encoding tannase/feruloyl esterase family alpha/beta hydrolase — encoded protein: MTIAHNAFPRDFTLHKYGLFLILLVAAVCLCLPTGSTQAAVAPPLGVVLPVTDCSDLADVDLSAIGGAGSKVASVREVAKGDIFCEVKGMLKPSINFTVLLPLNSWTQRFLQVGCGGLCGQIQLQLDGAAGCAPLETSGFVIAATDMGHKTGEADFGNNPQKRRDFAYRGVHLTAVATKLLINTFYGRSARFSYFSGCSDGGREGLAEAQRYPTEFNGIIAGAPAMNFQVQKAIYHGWQAQSNTDANGNAIITSRQLPLIHQAVLAQCDARDGQVDGLLADPQNCHFDPSVLSCNKITEDSEAGQNCLTDAQIGALRKIYDGPRDVKTGQRLAVGGRCPVLNWHGPEYSCRKRPEISITVRAWRSPR